Proteins co-encoded in one Gemmatimonadaceae bacterium genomic window:
- a CDS encoding transposase, producing the protein MPPDLRDAVVDFVTAFSARTEQSVRWVLARLGVAPAQYYRWTARYGQANTPNGPVPRDHWLRPAERQAILAYHDTHAPEGYRRMTYLMLDANIVAVSPATVYRVLRAAGVLDRWNRTPSTKGTGFVQPVAPHEHWHIDISYVNLAGTFYYLCALLDGATRYLVHWELRERMTTADVETILQRAREQYPDARPRIISDNGPQFLARDFKEFVRLAGMTHVRTSPYYPQSNGKLERWHQTLKVTTIRP; encoded by the coding sequence GTGCCGCCAGATCTCCGCGATGCGGTCGTCGATTTCGTGACGGCATTCAGTGCGCGTACCGAGCAGTCGGTGCGCTGGGTGCTGGCCCGCCTGGGCGTCGCCCCCGCGCAGTACTATCGCTGGACCGCACGCTACGGCCAGGCCAACACACCCAACGGCCCGGTGCCGCGCGACCACTGGTTGCGGCCGGCAGAGCGGCAAGCGATCCTCGCGTATCACGACACGCATGCGCCGGAGGGCTATCGCCGCATGACCTACCTGATGCTCGACGCGAACATCGTGGCGGTGAGTCCCGCGACGGTGTATCGCGTGCTGCGCGCGGCCGGGGTGCTGGACCGCTGGAACCGTACGCCGTCGACGAAGGGCACGGGGTTCGTCCAGCCCGTCGCCCCGCACGAGCACTGGCACATCGACATCAGCTACGTCAACCTCGCGGGGACGTTCTACTACCTCTGCGCGCTCCTCGACGGCGCGACGCGCTATCTCGTGCATTGGGAGCTCCGCGAACGGATGACGACCGCCGACGTCGAGACGATCCTGCAACGGGCGCGCGAGCAGTACCCCGACGCGCGGCCGCGGATCATCTCGGACAACGGGCCGCAGTTCCTCGCGCGCGACTTCAAGGAGTTCGTGCGGCTGGCGGGGATGACGCACGTGCGGACGTCGCCCTACTATCCGCAGTCGAACGGCAAGCTCGAACGCTGGCACCAGACGCTCAAGGTCACCACGATCCGGCCGC
- a CDS encoding transposase — protein MSRRNGKQKTRRQFTPEEKATILRRHLVDKIAVSDLCDEYAIQPTLFYLWQRQAFEQLAAALQDGRTQRGAAQAGAAERARVAALEAKLAKKDAVIAEVSEEYLALKKKLGAP, from the coding sequence ATGAGTCGACGCAACGGCAAGCAGAAGACCCGACGACAGTTCACGCCCGAGGAGAAAGCGACGATCCTGCGGCGCCATCTCGTCGACAAGATCGCCGTCTCGGACCTGTGTGACGAGTACGCGATCCAGCCCACGCTGTTCTACCTGTGGCAGCGTCAGGCCTTCGAGCAACTGGCCGCCGCCCTCCAGGACGGGCGCACGCAGCGGGGCGCAGCGCAGGCTGGAGCGGCCGAACGGGCGCGCGTCGCCGCGCTCGAAGCCAAGCTGGCGAAGAAGGATGCGGTGATCGCCGAGGTGTCGGAGGAGTACCTCGCCTTGAAAAAAAAGCTTGGGGCGCCCTGA
- a CDS encoding oxidoreductase: MNETINVALVGFGFAGRSFHAPLVAAVEGLRLHTIVSSQGALARGAHPDARVVGDYDEALTDPHIDLVVLATPNAVHARQAHAALSAGKHLVVDKPFTVTVEEAESVVAHAERAGRVLAVFHNRRWDSEFVTVRKLIGDGALGDVRYFESRIDRYRPVVRDRWRERAGAGAGLWYDLGPHLVDQALQLFGQPLGVEGDLVIQRDGAQVDDYFHVVLRYERLRVVLHASMLAAANDLRFVVHGTRGSYVKFGTDPQEEVLRGGGVVGGAEWGVDRQPGVLTSYEGERRVERVVESERGDWRAFYEGVRDAVRGIGGNPVPPSEAVEVMRVVAGVEQGCG, translated from the coding sequence ATGAACGAAACGATCAACGTCGCCCTTGTCGGCTTTGGCTTCGCCGGCCGCAGCTTTCACGCGCCGCTCGTCGCGGCGGTCGAAGGGCTTCGCTTGCACACCATTGTCTCCAGCCAGGGGGCGCTTGCCCGCGGTGCGCACCCAGACGCCCGGGTGGTCGGAGACTACGACGAGGCGCTCACCGATCCCCACATCGATCTGGTTGTCCTCGCCACGCCCAACGCCGTTCACGCCCGGCAGGCGCACGCCGCTTTGAGCGCCGGCAAGCACCTCGTGGTCGACAAGCCGTTCACCGTGACCGTCGAGGAGGCCGAGTCGGTCGTGGCGCACGCCGAGCGTGCGGGGCGCGTGCTCGCTGTGTTTCACAACCGGCGGTGGGACAGCGAGTTCGTGACCGTGCGAAAGCTGATCGGCGACGGCGCGTTAGGCGATGTGCGCTACTTCGAGTCGCGCATCGATCGTTATCGCCCCGTGGTGCGTGACCGCTGGCGCGAGCGCGCCGGCGCGGGGGCGGGTTTGTGGTACGACCTGGGGCCGCACCTCGTGGACCAGGCGTTGCAGCTGTTCGGCCAGCCGCTCGGTGTGGAGGGCGACCTGGTCATCCAGCGCGACGGGGCGCAGGTGGACGACTATTTCCACGTCGTGCTGCGGTACGAGCGCCTGCGCGTCGTGTTGCACGCGTCGATGCTCGCGGCGGCGAACGACCTGCGGTTTGTCGTGCACGGGACGCGTGGGAGCTATGTGAAGTTTGGGACCGATCCGCAGGAGGAGGTGCTGCGCGGCGGTGGCGTGGTTGGCGGTGCGGAGTGGGGGGTGGATCGGCAGCCGGGGGTGCTCACGTCGTACGAAGGGGAGCGGCGCGTGGAGCGGGTGGTGGAATCGGAGCGGGGAGATTGGCGGGCGTTCTACGAGGGGGTGCGGGATGCGGTGAGGGGGATTGGTGGGAACCCGGTGCCGCCGAGTGAGGCGGTGGAGGTGATGAGGGTGGTGGCGGGGGTGGAGCAAGGGTGTGGGTGA
- a CDS encoding CHAT domain-containing protein, whose amino-acid sequence MGTSVGEDGFARYSARVDKLQQDLVAAKRDGDIVNEIDTLLAIGDAALERDPALAMMHYRLAERQCRGEGPRLHAAIGGQGRVLRRGKQLPEAIEHFQRAVAAAERAGNRVAQVLWMVRRAAALRAGGDAEAGGALARKAEALLRSPSSTNGRRARLGAVNLFDAEQVTTLVELEGELGRDCAARGDEDGAEDHYRSAWSHAQSMQQWDAVDTWARNTGNACARRQRFGDALACYEAALAAARQLDGDDHVTATLRALASAYHGAARFEEGGARLEALAGELSGTAQLTALDESLSLYDQGLAAIDGIRVADRIAELGKGRPFAEQFARRVRETRAKLARLGTMPPNTDGPCALDLWLPHVMARAVDARDADGALVAAHLVCDVRLALALRGGREWARMIGGDVLQQAGLDLRVVSDTLALLVEMDRNDAASDLLQRWKAPAFCTATLHRLLEAPPAHPELGAVADAARALAQSVDAMAGVAQPDFIRAVNGVRRSALQLREAGERIRARDPLLHARLGFGVYPRDLVDALPIDGGVAIVDFLVGRDATDGVIYTRGADGVVTTLLHAPTFTAREARALTELQQAGNLSNALGGAQTEALLDIAKILHDHFFCFLARSLSERGVTQLILVPDVLTRAIPLHLAMVCGKEVAITGIDTSDANFLCEVMPVEYAPAVQAVAASQAFVRPRAIGAVAGFADPNGDLAGVRAELEAFGARATAGGHAARWSLATGAEMTREAVSEAIRTADLVVLGTHGHFVAGDLRASHLVMHDAPWSLDEMLRLPALEKRALLVLIACEAGAVALTPDDALSWGIPGALVNAGASAVLANLWPVVDVTANILLDRFLVHLAHRGFRPSAALFRAVRDLRRMTHDEAVAACRLHYDRLKAHKAAPEALVGARTLMDWVDDSDSPTPFAHPFFWGATAIFGSGWHLPAGACVGAMDRVVDNEMRLRSAVEAMRSGRMRDALDDATALAQRSDGVTRARAYVLMADSMLQGADLTAHARVSRRAGRLLAAAGRMARAEEDDELLEWINTLQRSLESDDVEPYER is encoded by the coding sequence ATGGGCACTTCGGTGGGCGAGGACGGCTTCGCGCGCTACTCCGCGCGCGTGGACAAGCTCCAGCAAGACCTCGTCGCCGCCAAGCGCGACGGCGACATCGTCAACGAGATCGACACGCTGCTGGCGATCGGTGATGCCGCGCTGGAGCGCGACCCCGCCCTGGCGATGATGCACTACCGCCTGGCCGAGCGCCAATGTCGCGGCGAGGGCCCCCGCCTGCACGCGGCGATCGGCGGGCAGGGGCGCGTGCTGCGGCGCGGAAAGCAGCTCCCCGAAGCAATCGAGCACTTCCAGCGGGCCGTGGCAGCCGCCGAACGCGCCGGTAATCGCGTGGCGCAGGTACTCTGGATGGTGCGACGCGCCGCTGCGCTCCGCGCCGGGGGTGACGCCGAGGCGGGAGGGGCGCTGGCGCGTAAGGCGGAGGCGCTGCTGCGCTCTCCCTCATCAACCAATGGCCGGCGAGCGCGACTCGGCGCGGTGAACCTGTTCGACGCCGAGCAGGTCACGACGCTCGTGGAACTCGAGGGGGAACTCGGGCGCGATTGCGCCGCACGTGGCGACGAGGACGGCGCGGAGGATCACTATCGCAGCGCGTGGAGCCACGCGCAGTCGATGCAGCAATGGGATGCGGTCGACACCTGGGCGCGCAACACAGGGAATGCCTGCGCGCGCCGGCAGCGCTTCGGCGACGCACTTGCCTGCTACGAAGCGGCGCTCGCCGCAGCGCGCCAGCTCGACGGCGACGACCATGTGACCGCGACGTTGCGCGCGCTGGCCAGCGCGTATCATGGAGCCGCGCGCTTCGAGGAGGGTGGGGCGCGGCTGGAGGCGCTGGCTGGCGAGCTGTCGGGGACGGCCCAGCTCACGGCGCTGGACGAGTCGCTGTCGCTCTATGATCAGGGGCTGGCGGCAATCGATGGGATCCGCGTCGCCGACCGCATCGCCGAGTTGGGGAAGGGGAGGCCGTTCGCCGAACAGTTCGCGCGCCGGGTGCGGGAAACGCGCGCGAAGCTCGCTCGCCTTGGCACCATGCCGCCCAACACCGACGGTCCGTGTGCGCTCGATCTCTGGTTGCCGCACGTGATGGCGCGTGCGGTGGATGCGCGCGATGCCGATGGGGCGCTGGTGGCGGCGCACCTGGTGTGCGACGTGCGCCTGGCGCTCGCGCTGCGCGGTGGGCGGGAGTGGGCGCGCATGATTGGTGGTGACGTGTTGCAGCAGGCGGGGCTCGACCTGCGCGTGGTGAGCGACACGCTTGCCCTGCTGGTGGAGATGGACCGCAACGATGCGGCGAGCGACCTGCTACAGCGTTGGAAGGCGCCGGCCTTCTGCACGGCGACGCTGCACCGGTTGTTGGAGGCTCCCCCGGCGCACCCGGAGTTGGGTGCGGTGGCCGATGCGGCGCGCGCGCTGGCCCAGTCGGTCGACGCGATGGCCGGCGTGGCGCAGCCCGACTTCATCCGCGCCGTCAATGGCGTGCGGCGCTCGGCGTTGCAGCTGCGGGAGGCGGGCGAGCGCATCCGCGCGCGCGACCCGCTCCTGCACGCGCGCCTGGGATTTGGCGTGTATCCGCGCGACCTGGTCGACGCCCTCCCCATCGACGGCGGCGTGGCGATCGTCGACTTCCTGGTGGGGCGCGACGCGACCGACGGGGTGATCTACACGCGCGGTGCCGACGGCGTCGTGACCACGCTCCTGCATGCCCCCACCTTCACCGCCCGTGAGGCGCGCGCGCTCACCGAGTTGCAGCAGGCGGGCAACCTCTCCAACGCCCTTGGCGGGGCGCAGACCGAGGCGTTGCTCGACATCGCGAAGATCCTGCACGACCACTTCTTCTGCTTCCTCGCCCGCTCGCTCTCCGAGCGCGGCGTCACGCAGCTCATCCTCGTCCCCGACGTGCTCACGCGCGCCATTCCCTTGCATCTGGCGATGGTGTGCGGGAAGGAGGTCGCGATAACGGGGATCGACACGTCGGATGCCAACTTCCTGTGCGAAGTGATGCCGGTCGAGTACGCCCCCGCGGTGCAGGCGGTGGCCGCGTCGCAGGCGTTCGTGCGCCCGCGCGCCATTGGCGCCGTGGCTGGGTTTGCCGATCCCAATGGCGACCTGGCAGGAGTACGCGCCGAGCTGGAGGCGTTTGGCGCACGGGCAACCGCCGGCGGCCACGCGGCGCGATGGTCGCTGGCGACGGGTGCCGAGATGACGCGCGAGGCGGTGAGCGAGGCCATCCGCACCGCCGACCTCGTTGTGCTGGGGACGCATGGGCACTTCGTGGCCGGCGACCTGCGCGCCTCGCACCTGGTGATGCACGACGCGCCGTGGTCGCTGGACGAGATGTTGCGCCTGCCGGCACTGGAGAAGCGCGCGCTCCTGGTCCTCATTGCCTGCGAAGCGGGCGCGGTGGCGCTCACGCCGGACGACGCGCTGTCGTGGGGCATTCCCGGGGCGCTGGTGAACGCAGGCGCGAGCGCTGTGCTGGCCAATCTCTGGCCGGTGGTCGACGTCACGGCGAACATCCTCCTCGACCGCTTCCTGGTGCACCTGGCGCACCGCGGATTTCGCCCGTCAGCTGCACTGTTCCGCGCTGTGCGCGACCTGCGGCGCATGACGCACGACGAGGCGGTGGCCGCCTGCCGCCTGCACTACGATCGCCTCAAGGCGCACAAGGCGGCGCCCGAGGCGCTGGTGGGGGCGCGCACGCTGATGGACTGGGTCGATGACAGCGACTCGCCGACGCCGTTCGCGCACCCCTTCTTCTGGGGAGCGACGGCCATCTTCGGAAGCGGCTGGCACCTCCCGGCAGGCGCCTGCGTCGGCGCCATGGACCGCGTGGTCGACAACGAGATGCGCCTGCGCTCGGCGGTGGAGGCGATGCGCTCTGGCAGGATGCGCGACGCGCTGGACGACGCGACGGCGCTGGCGCAGCGTTCGGATGGCGTCACGCGCGCCCGCGCCTACGTCCTCATGGCCGACAGCATGCTGCAGGGGGCCGACCTCACCGCGCACGCGCGCGTGTCGCGTCGCGCCGGGCGGCTCCTTGCGGCTGCCGGACGCATGGCGCGCGCCGAGGAGGACGACGAACTGTTGGAGTGGATCAACACCCTGCAACGCTCCCTGGAGAGTGACGATGTGGAACCGTACGAGCGCTGA
- a CDS encoding type II toxin-antitoxin system prevent-host-death family antitoxin, whose translation MADECSLYDAKAKLSALVRQVREGRTIVITVHGEPAAELRPIERGARKQSLAERVEELESRGELSAPTRRSGASVALRRLARRPGALKRFLKERE comes from the coding sequence ATGGCAGACGAGTGCTCTCTTTACGACGCGAAAGCGAAGCTCTCGGCACTTGTTCGTCAGGTGCGGGAGGGACGGACGATCGTCATCACCGTTCATGGTGAACCGGCGGCGGAGCTTCGCCCCATCGAGCGAGGTGCGCGGAAGCAGTCACTCGCGGAGCGAGTGGAGGAACTGGAGTCCCGTGGAGAGCTGTCCGCGCCGACGCGCAGGTCCGGGGCGTCGGTCGCGTTGCGGCGGTTGGCTCGCCGCCCTGGGGCGCTGAAGCGCTTCCTCAAGGAACGCGAGTGA
- a CDS encoding PIN domain-containing protein, whose product MVAVALDERTGHAVRARLVEFDRIFASPLLEAELRAALRREALPDAELDLSDIQWILPSRALTDEVERVLDAGCVRGADCWHLACALYLAQDSGEVTFLTLDLPQRKVAKALGFAT is encoded by the coding sequence ATTGTCGCCGTCGCGCTCGATGAGCGGACGGGTCACGCCGTCCGAGCGCGTCTCGTCGAGTTCGACAGGATCTTCGCGTCGCCGCTCCTCGAAGCGGAGTTGAGAGCTGCGTTGCGCCGCGAAGCACTCCCGGACGCGGAGCTCGACCTCTCGGACATTCAGTGGATTCTGCCGTCGCGTGCGTTGACTGACGAAGTGGAGCGCGTGCTGGACGCGGGCTGCGTGCGCGGCGCCGATTGCTGGCACCTCGCCTGCGCGCTCTACCTCGCCCAGGATTCCGGCGAGGTGACGTTCCTCACGCTGGACCTTCCGCAGCGAAAGGTCGCGAAAGCGCTCGGGTTCGCGACGTAG
- a CDS encoding VOC family protein: MGSALPPIPKGTGQHPIAMITIAANDFAASTAFYHAVFGWQLMTITADIAATALASGPAVTLRAKTPDGFQGVVPFIAVADVPAALQQVVAAGGAVERAPWAMPMAGTLARFTDPAGTVYGLASAPSPAPPHIPAPFGDARRPPNGTVCTLEMHAGDLDVAARFFGAQFGWGTLPTMPQYLMFDAGAGIGGVFQSHTPATRGLAYLYAADVTATLAAIEAAGGKRMGEPMAIPGMATFGYFTDPSGTAMGLIGG; the protein is encoded by the coding sequence ATGGGCAGCGCACTCCCGCCGATCCCGAAGGGAACCGGCCAGCATCCGATCGCGATGATCACCATCGCCGCCAACGACTTCGCGGCGTCGACGGCGTTCTATCACGCCGTCTTCGGGTGGCAGTTGATGACGATCACCGCCGACATCGCAGCGACCGCGCTCGCCTCCGGGCCGGCGGTCACGCTGCGCGCAAAGACACCCGATGGCTTCCAGGGGGTTGTCCCCTTCATCGCCGTAGCCGACGTGCCGGCGGCGTTGCAGCAGGTGGTTGCGGCTGGCGGCGCGGTCGAGCGCGCACCGTGGGCGATGCCGATGGCGGGAACGCTCGCCCGCTTCACCGACCCCGCGGGGACTGTGTACGGACTGGCCAGCGCGCCGAGCCCGGCACCGCCGCACATTCCCGCCCCCTTCGGCGACGCGCGCCGTCCGCCTAACGGGACGGTCTGCACGCTGGAGATGCACGCCGGTGACCTGGACGTCGCCGCGCGATTCTTCGGCGCGCAGTTCGGCTGGGGTACGCTCCCCACCATGCCGCAGTACCTGATGTTCGACGCCGGCGCCGGCATCGGCGGTGTCTTCCAGTCGCACACGCCGGCCACCCGTGGGCTCGCCTATCTCTACGCCGCCGACGTGACGGCGACGCTCGCCGCAATCGAGGCGGCGGGAGGGAAGCGCATGGGCGAACCGATGGCCATTCCCGGCATGGCGACCTTCGGCTACTTCACCGATCCCTCCGGGACGGCGATGGGGTTGATTGGGGGGTAG
- a CDS encoding TIGR00730 family Rossman fold protein: MSSPHDSRHIDLSFLEGPRSRWKELGSVFSIAGEFIRGFRALHFVGPCVTFFGSARFKEDHPYYSAARELAQRIGRVGFTIMTGGGPGIMEAANRGARDVGALSIGCGIVLPHEQALNPYCDIALNFNRFFIRKVLLLKYSICFVVMPGGAGTLDELFETITLIQTGKVENFPILLYGKEYWGPTLAQIDRMVAEGTLKQKELSFVFVADSVEEATTLLQDRLVAMWQERQKGREVPRWWFLEGRRPTSQPSAPAGQPTRI, translated from the coding sequence ATGTCTTCCCCACACGACTCCCGCCACATCGACCTCTCCTTCCTCGAGGGACCACGCTCCCGCTGGAAGGAACTCGGTTCGGTCTTCTCCATTGCCGGCGAGTTCATTCGCGGCTTCCGTGCGCTGCACTTCGTGGGTCCGTGCGTGACCTTCTTCGGCTCGGCGCGCTTCAAGGAAGACCATCCGTACTACAGCGCCGCACGCGAGCTGGCGCAACGCATCGGACGTGTAGGGTTCACGATCATGACCGGGGGCGGCCCCGGGATCATGGAGGCGGCCAATCGCGGGGCCCGGGATGTCGGTGCGCTCAGCATCGGCTGCGGGATCGTCCTTCCGCATGAACAAGCGCTCAACCCGTATTGCGACATTGCCCTCAACTTCAATCGCTTCTTCATCCGCAAGGTCCTCCTCCTCAAGTACAGCATCTGCTTCGTCGTGATGCCGGGCGGCGCGGGGACGCTCGACGAGCTGTTCGAGACCATCACGCTCATTCAGACGGGGAAGGTGGAGAACTTCCCCATCCTCCTGTACGGCAAGGAGTACTGGGGGCCTACGCTGGCGCAGATCGACCGGATGGTGGCCGAGGGGACGCTCAAGCAGAAGGAGCTGTCGTTCGTCTTCGTGGCCGACAGCGTGGAGGAAGCGACGACGCTCCTGCAGGATCGCCTGGTGGCGATGTGGCAGGAGCGTCAGAAGGGGCGCGAAGTGCCGCGGTGGTGGTTCCTCGAGGGGCGTCGCCCTACTTCGCAACCATCCGCACCAGCGGGTCAGCCCACGAGAATATGA